ACATTGAAAGTAAATTGAAACCCTTAAATCAGAAAGTATCCTCACCTGAAGATTACTGTCTGGGTCTCATCTGGAGAAACCCATTCATACCCACCATTATTGCCTTTAGCCGGGCCAAGAATTAGTGCTGGTTTTGAGATTATATTAACTTGGCGGGCGACATGGCAAGCCGTCAAAGCTTGATCACCAGTAATCATTACCTGAAATATATATCATGAGTTCCTCAACTGAGGCAAAAATAGCATCAGCAAATATAATCTTCCTTGCTCATTTAATGAAGCTGTCCATGCATTTACATACATCCATCAtcacaaaatttcaatatatcaTAATTCCATAGTTCCATATAACCAATTCAATAACAGTAGCACAAAGTTCTCACCAGATCGTGTGAGGATGCTTTTAATTCGGACAACACAGTGGCTGAGTCTCCCCGGATAGGGCAATTGAAAACCTAAAGTACCCATCATACAAACAATTATATAGCATCTAACTGATAGATCTTCAAAGAAAATtgatcaatttaatatttgtgcTTCAGAATGGAAGGTGGGGGCACTGGGGAAATCAGTTAATGTGCTTTTTAGATTACTTACTGCAAATCCAGCAAAAGTTAGACCACTTTCTACTGTGTCACGCTCTAAGCTCCGCGCTTCACTAACCTTCAGATCAGGAATAAACGTGGCATTAACAAAAAACAGACAACTTTGACAGGTTAATATTTCGAAATGGTATTAAGTTTGAATTCATTGCAACCAAATAAGAGTCAACATTTGGATGTACAAAGTACAAGAATGGGAAATATGGCTAGGGTGTAAAGAAACTTTCTTACTGTCATATCTGGAAGGGACTTGTAAGCCAAAGCCAAAACACGAGACCCTTGACGTGTGTGTTTCTTGTAAGTCTCAACATACCATGCAGGCACATTAATAAGCCTTTCCTGAATGGTTTCTGGAGCACCCTGCAATGTTAAGGAAATGGGGTcattaactattttataatccaacatttatatatgaataaatgaGAATAAATTAGTATAAATGCATTCAGCTATATTCATAGaaggaaaacaaaagaatGTACAAGTACTGCATCTTGTATTCCTATTACATTAGCTTTTGTTTACAGTAGATGAAACTTGAAAGATTGCCTTTTTATGAAAACCTTTCAAGGATGTGCATGTGGATGCATAGTAGGCGCACAAACATATACTTTGGTATCTGTACCTTAATGAAAGCAAAAAATTCCTCCTGAACACGAACAACTACCGCCATTCTTTTTAAGTGAGAAGCAAAGTGATGCCTTTGAACAATCTGGACAAAATTGCCACCTCCCCTGCATTTGTTCATATCAAGGAGAATAAATTAACATAAGATTTACCTTAGGGTAATACAGCAAATTcaagaaatcaagaaatggCTAAGACTTGTTTTTAGAGTATATATGCTTATGAAGATagaatagataaaaatatacattgaGAAATTTAAGCCAATTTGTATGACAGCAAAAAGGGTTTTCTTTTAAAACGGAATCAGGTAAAGTTTAGCATCagatacaaaaataaattaactgcATCGACATAATTGCAATAACTGAAATAGAGATTAATAGCATACTTTTTTGGAATGGCCTTTTCATCTGATTTGTAGGTCCAATCAATTCCTTTCAGTGCAGCTTTCTCAAGAGGATCACCAACCTATGTCAAGGTATGAAGGGAAAATGTTACTGCATAAAACAAgagtttataaaaaagaatatacaGTTTTAAGACGTTTGAAATTCTAAATCTTGGACTAAAGAGAATCTGATGTCATGTCAATAAAAACTTTCAAATATGTATAGCAGATAATGGAACTATGTGATTCCACCTGAGTGACTTTTCTATCTCCCAACAAAtgaaaatccaaataaaagaCCACCCTATTGACAGCATAATACAATTAATAGtacattttacattttcttgCAATGCATGTGAGCAATATACCTTATCAAATGTTTCAGATTTCTCAAATAGGGAACCCTGATTGTGATGAAGCATGATTTTCCAGGAAGATAATTTACTAAATGCATGAACTTTCTTCAGTTTTATGAACCACATAAACACTGTATCATAATAATACAATCACACATCATACACTTTGCAAAATCTTTAGTTTATGAACTTCCTACCCTTGCTATTTCCCTGTCCTCCCAATTCATAACCAATTCGAACTTACACAATCACTTTTTATACAGTGAGCTTAACTGAATGCATCACAAATGACAATACACCATACCAGCTTATTGTCCACAAAGACCAAAGCATGACAGGATGCAAGTATTTCCAAAGTTCGATCTGGCACTTTAGATATTTCTGTTTCTAAGTCTTCACTATCTGACAGACCACCAACCCCAGAAAATTCCTGAGgaacaaatgaagaaaataaacacaatataCTGTAGGATCAAGAAGAGTCACGTATAATACAGCTTGAGCATCATACCATGTCATCTGAAGTTAGTGTCCCAGTCTTGTCGaaacaacatatatcaacCTGAAAGGTAAATAGCTCAAAATCAGCAGATGTGCTTCGGAATAATCATCAGCCAACAGCCAAAGAAGCATATTTTTTAGACTATAGCAATAAGAGACTATGAAACCCAGTAACCACacatttatagatgaaaaaagAATAGCAAACATTGAGTTCTGAGAACAAGAAATTCAATGATATAATACCAAAAGTAATGGAATTTATAATTCTAATCAACCCATTTCGGATTAGAAAATGCTTGTGGTATCTATCATTTATAAAGTAATATCATTCAGAATGCTATGGAGTGTTGCTGTCTAGAGTATCATTGATTGCAGTTACATAAGAAGCACTGGGCTACAAAATATTAAGCATGTGTCGATAATGATGGACAATTTGCTAACTGAAATAGGTTTCTGATTCGTTGGTTGAAGATGGCAATAGGCTCACGGATTAGTTCTAAGTAATTGATTATTAAAGAGCAAATATGTGCTATAACATTCTAAAGGGTTATATGAGTTCTGCTAATGAGGCACAAGATGATCCAAAACTGTACAATTTAGAGGAGAATCAACTTTCAACTCTAAACCTGATATACTCTGGTCAGAAGAAAGGCTTAagttaaaataagattttacGAGTTTGTACATCAAAgaacatttaatattttacaacCTAATTAAGACACGTGGAGACTAAATGAGTTGGTCCCTTCGCTAGACTCAAAAGAACCTATTAAATAAAAGACATAACTCCTtagtttgaattaattaaggtatatactcagcacaattgttttaaatataacaatatCAAGAAGAAAACAGTACAATGTTTAAGGAAAGTGTAAGCAACAAACAATCGATAAACAAATCACAGTGTTATCTTAATCTCAACAAGATAAAGAGCTTGAAGTTTGGAACTAAACAAACCCACTGATGTATATTCGTACAATTCATTATCAGAAACAAAAAGTTGTGCTACTCACCTTTCCAGCAAATGGAATTCTAAATGGTTCTGTGCAGTAAATTCCACGTCTGGCTAGTGCAATCAAAGAAGTATTAACAGCTATCGACAGCTCCATTGGAAGTTCGGGGGGGATCACAGAAGTAATAATCAACGAACAACTCAGAAGAAGCTTGTATTTACTCCTTGTTGGATCCTCAAGGCCCTGTGGAACAATTATTGCATAATATACACCATGTTCTTTCCAAATAAAGTATCCAAAAAGGATCGAATGAGATCTTCATGAACATCTATCAGAACCAACTTACCTTTTTAAGGACATAACCAGCAGCTATAAGAGCAAATACTACCAAGAACAGAATAAAAAGCCCACTTTCCCAGCTGTTTGCAGTAACCTATGGGATCAcatacaatattaaaattgtcaAGAAAATTATGAACAGAAGAATCCATATAACATTAATAAACCACCTAGAAACAGAAACAACTTTACCCTCTCAGTTGAAAACAGTATAGTTCGCATTAGCTTTCCTTGGCTAGTTTCAAATCCAGTTCGCAGCACAACAGCCACACATCCCCCATCAGGGGCTTTCAAGTGAAATGTCTGtatggaaaataaatgaatgctTAAGTATGAAAATATGCGAGAATTCTGCCAATGGAATAAAGAGAGAAGTGAGAAACCTTATCTGGTGTATGCTGTAATATTTTTGTACCACCAAAAAGAACATGTGCCTTATCCCGTTTGATTGATAGTCTCTCATCATTTCCTCTGTTGCCTACTGAAACCTACAAAAATCTTAAcgaattaaaatgaaaaccttCAGGTGGAAGTGTACCAAAAATTTCTGGGGATAAAATATATCCATTCTTCTCTTCccaaatctcaaaaatatagctattagttattactgcaTGTACTGCCTGTGAACATCATCTTATAGTAACTAAAATCAGTTATATGGAAAAACAGAATAACAAgaattgcatgattatgggAAATGAGAATAGCATAATAAGGAAATCAAAAAGACAAGTGTATCATTTTAGTATTGGAAAATGGAAAGAACCTTCCATTGTGGTGTAGACTCCCCAGTCAGAATGGCTTCATTCACAATAGCACTTCCAGCCAAAATAAGCATGTCAGCAGGCACAGATTTGTCTTCCCCATCCAGACCAGTAGAGCGCCCAATGGATACAACATCCCCAGGCAGAAGCTCTGTCCCAGGAAGTTTAACCCACCTAAATTTCAAAGTAAAAGGTAAAGGATAATAGGATATATgcaagtaattaaaattacagAGCATAGTATTCttaaagaaatagagaaaGGAATTGATCGGGACGTACTTGCCACACCGATAAACCATCAGAATTTGGCTATCCACTTTTACACGTCTAAGCTCCGATAAAGTCTTCAAACGGCTTTTAGCCATTGTTGATTCAAACATAAACAGCATGAACAGAGTGAACAGACTGTAGTACCAATACTCATCTAAACACCACAGGCCAACACAGAAAACCTAAATACATTACAACAATAGCTCAGATAAGACCTCCGGATGggccaaaaaaattgaaaaatgatagtataattatgcacataaaaaaaattactataataaaacaattaatcaaGCTGAAACTAAAAGGTAGTTGGATTTACTATATACCTGAAATACGAAAAATGGTTCCATGACCTGCTCTTTCATCAATTTTtggaaagtgggttgaggatACTCAAATCTGCATAGTCAAAACTTATTAATTAGCAAAAAAGCTTTGGGTGCACCACTAATACTcctttcagaaaaaaaaaaggttgaaaAGTACATGAACATTTGACATATATAATGAGTACAGATGAAATAGATAATAGTATATGTTCTATTTACATAATAGCACCACATCACTTAGTGTTGTGAGAGAGAAGGTAAAATAGTTAGTTAGTTAAAAGAACTTACACATTCCTTCCCCATTTCTCGGTACCAGTAACAATTTTAGCTTCTGTACCATAACCAGTATTCTTGAGATAATACCCAAT
The genomic region above belongs to Salvia hispanica cultivar TCC Black 2014 chromosome 3, UniMelb_Shisp_WGS_1.0, whole genome shotgun sequence and contains:
- the LOC125209976 gene encoding probable manganese-transporting ATPase PDR2; this translates as MIKNNINEEERATTEDPTTAQPLQKWQKWQVNDIHHADACKITPAKFSGSKEVVPLHFRKLAASSTSPSAEEIYFHFRKQHFIYSNEKHTFSKLPYPSKEAIGYYLKNTGYGTEAKIVTGTEKWGRNVFEYPQPTFQKLMKEQVMEPFFVFQVFCVGLWCLDEYWYYSLFTLFMLFMFESTMAKSRLKTLSELRRVKVDSQILMVYRCGKWVKLPGTELLPGDVVSIGRSTGLDGEDKSVPADMLILAGSAIVNEAILTGESTPQWKVSVGNRGNDERLSIKRDKAHVLFGGTKILQHTPDKTFHLKAPDGGCVAVVLRTGFETSQGKLMRTILFSTERVTANSWESGLFILFLVVFALIAAGYVLKKGLEDPTRSKYKLLLSCSLIITSVIPPELPMELSIAVNTSLIALARRGIYCTEPFRIPFAGKVDICCFDKTGTLTSDDMEFSGVGGLSDSEDLETEISKVPDRTLEILASCHALVFVDNKLVGDPLEKAALKGIDWTYKSDEKAIPKKGGGNFVQIVQRHHFASHLKRMAVVVRVQEEFFAFIKGAPETIQERLINVPAWYVETYKKHTRQGSRVLALAYKSLPDMTVSEARSLERDTVESGLTFAGFAVFNCPIRGDSATVLSELKASSHDLVMITGDQALTACHVARQVNIISKPALILGPAKGNNGGYEWVSPDETQTVIFSENEVGDLSESYDLCIGGDCMEMLQQSSSTLKVIPYVKVFARVAPEQKELIITSFKSVGRVTLMCGDGTNDVGALKQAHVGVALLNAMPAGQTGKSATSSTNETEKSGKSKKPKPASGTADGPSKSKPASKSESTSSQNANRHLTAAEMQRQKLKKLMDELNEDGDGRSAPVVKLGDASMASPFTAKHASVSPTIDVIRQGRSTLVTTLQMFKILGLNCLATAYVLSVMYLDGVKLGDVQATISGVFTAAFFLFISHASPLPTLSAERPHPNIFCSYVLLSLLGQFTVHIFFLISSVKAAEKYMPEECIEPDSEFHPNLVNTVSYMVGMMLQVATFAVNYMGHPFNQSISQNRPFQYALVGAVGFFTVITSDLFRDLNDWLKLVPLPKELRNKLMLWSFLAFLVCYSWERFLRWAFPGKMPAWKKKQRAVVTSAEKKRV